A region of Pseudomonas sp. Marseille-Q3773 DNA encodes the following proteins:
- a CDS encoding outer membrane protein transport protein, which translates to MKKVMLKTSLGIAVALASSQLLAAGFALNEQSISGMGTGFAGRSSSAEDASTVYGNPAGMSRLKREQVTVGGAAVIAKTDISGRGSNFGGETDGDMVPVVGVPMGYYVKPLDDHWSVGFGVYVPFGLITDYGSGDAARYWGKKSKVEVVTFQPTISYAFNDKVSIGFGPTINRIKGELGSNLSSKALLGPNGPDGEVKIKGDDTAVGYNIGVLVQATDRTRLGLTYHSMVDYELEGDTRVTYPIPQLGLSGKFDASLKVKTPESVDFSITHELDDHWTLYAGSTWTRWSRLESIIVKNDAPAGYPLQTITEEQNWHDTWAHAIGAAYKVNKEWTLRAGFSVDQSPTNNHDRSPRIPTGDRKAVSFGAGWSPNDDMTIDVAYSYLWEEDTKVNNVSGSPTQQALKGTYQAKYENSAHGIGASLTYRF; encoded by the coding sequence ATGAAAAAAGTAATGCTCAAAACCTCCCTCGGCATTGCCGTTGCTCTTGCTTCCAGCCAGTTGCTCGCCGCCGGGTTCGCGCTGAACGAACAAAGCATCAGCGGCATGGGAACCGGTTTCGCAGGGCGTTCCTCTTCTGCCGAAGATGCCAGCACGGTGTACGGCAACCCTGCCGGCATGTCGCGCCTGAAGCGCGAACAGGTCACCGTGGGTGGCGCAGCCGTCATCGCCAAGACTGATATTTCGGGCCGTGGGAGCAATTTCGGGGGGGAAACCGATGGCGACATGGTCCCGGTCGTGGGCGTACCCATGGGTTACTACGTCAAGCCACTCGATGATCACTGGAGCGTGGGCTTCGGCGTTTACGTGCCATTCGGCCTGATCACCGACTACGGCAGCGGTGACGCGGCACGCTACTGGGGCAAGAAGAGCAAGGTCGAGGTCGTCACCTTCCAGCCAACCATCAGCTACGCCTTCAACGACAAGGTGTCGATTGGTTTTGGCCCGACCATCAACCGCATCAAGGGTGAGCTCGGCTCGAACCTGAGCAGTAAGGCCCTCCTGGGGCCCAATGGTCCGGATGGCGAGGTCAAGATCAAGGGCGACGATACCGCGGTTGGCTACAACATCGGTGTTCTGGTGCAGGCTACCGACCGTACCCGCCTCGGCCTGACCTACCACTCGATGGTCGACTACGAACTTGAAGGCGACACCCGTGTTACCTACCCGATTCCACAGCTTGGCCTCAGCGGCAAGTTCGACGCCAGTCTGAAGGTCAAAACCCCAGAGTCGGTGGATTTCTCGATCACTCATGAACTGGATGACCACTGGACACTGTACGCAGGCAGCACCTGGACGCGCTGGAGCCGCCTGGAAAGCATCATCGTGAAGAACGACGCACCAGCGGGCTACCCGCTGCAGACCATCACCGAAGAGCAGAACTGGCATGACACCTGGGCCCACGCCATTGGCGCGGCCTACAAGGTCAACAAGGAGTGGACCCTGCGTGCAGGCTTCTCGGTCGACCAGTCGCCCACCAACAACCACGATCGCTCGCCACGCATCCCGACTGGCGATCGTAAAGCGGTCAGCTTTGGTGCCGGTTGGAGCCCGAACGATGACATGACCATTGATGTGGCCTACTCCTACCTGTGGGAAGAGGATACCAAGGTCAACAACGTGTCGGGCTCGCCAACCCAACAGGCGCTGAAAGGCACCTATCAGGCCAAGTACGAGAACAGCGCTCACGGTATTGGTGCTTCCCTCACCTACCGCTTCTGA